The region TGTGCTTTTGGCATCTCAGCGCAAATTAAGTCAAGTGTGCACCTTTAATCATCAAAGTGTGCAAGCacaaggaaaagacagaaacatgaaactACCTGTGGCTCCATTAGACGTCTTTTCTTCAGCTTCTCTTTCACCCTCCTGTACGTTCCGAGAGGGACATCTGCGACGCTGCGTGCCCTGCAGGAGGAGCTGTAGTGCATCTATCTGGCCCTCCCTGCTGCGCAGCTCAGTGCGGGTCTCCCTGAGCTGTGTCTTGAGCTGGAAGATCTCACTCAGCTTCTGGGTCACCTCTGCCTGGGAGTCCCTCAGCTGTTGCTTCAGAAGAGAAATCTCTCCTGTCTTTTGGCAAACCTGAGAAATGGAGAAGTATCCATTTTAACGACTTTAGTCTTTGTTGTGATCATCTCAACAGGACAAACAAAGATGGAATTCACTTATCTTGTCTATTCCCTGCAATTACTCTAAAGAGCCATAAAccgcccctcccctcctctcccatGGCCTCACCTCCCACTGCGTCTCCTCCAGGGTCAAACTGgtttgttttgctacagctcCAACCTCTTGGCTGCTTTCTCTTTTCAGACTGAGCTCCTCTTGCAGTTTGCTCTTCTCCTGCTTGGCCTTAAACAGTTGCAACTGCAGGCTGCGTTGGGAACGCTGGGCATGCTGGGAAACCTGTCGCAGCTTTGCAGCGTACAAGCACTTGAGctcttccacctccttctccCACAGACGCTGTTTCCCCTCAAACACCTGCATGAGGTGAGCAGATAGACTATAAGGCTTTAAAAGAGACTCTAAAAGAGAGGCAGATGGGTTAAGACTGACTGTGAGGAGTGGCCCATTGTAAAGAGAGTCACCTGAGCGATGGCACCTTCACTTTCATCCAGGTTTCTCTTCATCTGTTTCAGCTCATGTTCTTTCTCCACCAGGCGCTCCTCCAGGTCCCGCACCTCAAAAGGACAGCAGCGAGAATGACTTAGCCCTCTCTAAATTGTACCAACTATTTATAGATCAGTCAATGCAGAACTCACCACTTCCTCCACAGACAGGGAGTGTGTCCATTCATACGGAGGTGGAGCCTCCCCTGCATATGGAGCCAGACGGCTCAATGTTGCCATGCTCCGACATGCCATCTCCCCTATAGCCACACCCCCCAAGCCTACAGCCTTCGAGCCCAGAGAGGTGCGGTCCAGGGAGCCGATGGTGTTGATATGGCCCATAGATGCactagggaaaaaaaagccaaacaaagcaAGGAGCCATTAAAATCTCTTCTAGAATCACCTCCCACTCAGtcattaagtttaaaaaaaaaaaatcagttgcAGTAACAAGCCATTTGAATATAAAGTAGAGCTAAGAcaatgaagctgcagcagaccTGATGTGAGCCAGGTGTGGGCGAAAAGGAGGCCGGTACGGTGGCAGGCTGCTCATGGAGTTATGGCCCGAGTCTGATAGGTTATCATCCTCCTGGCTCATCCCATGTATCGAGGAGAGGGCCTACACCATCACATTTATGCTGTTATTCATCACTCGAACGTGTATGGGTTgggaaaacattcatttcagcagcaaaccatcgataaataaaatgaagaacgGTGAATTGAGAAATTGTTTTGCACAATCTATTTTGCGCCAGCCCATAGCTGAACCAAGTTTAAGTCACGTCAGCAATACCTTTCCAAGGACGTCTATTCATAGGAACTGGAAGGGCCTAAAGTTACAACCATATGTTACCTTGTTACCGCTGGATGCGGGCCCTCCATGACGggagggtgaggaagaggaagaggaggtggagacagCTTTAGGGACTTGGGCGTAGGCTCTACGTAACCCATTGGAAAGGCCATGGTCCACATCCTCTGACTTGGAAGACGGATAGAGGTTTTGCATGGAGCTGAAGTTTTTGGGGGTGACAGGCTGGAAGGCTGATGATCTAAAACGAGCCTAAAGAAGGAGATGCAGCGGAGTAGAAAGTGACCTAGACATAAAAGGAGCTGGCACTTTGCAACATAAATCACACTGCTTccattaaatcaataaaattcaATCAAACTCTTCTGTGCCGACAAGCTGCCAGAGATTTAAGGCTGATTTATTGAGGTTATATGTAATGGGGCGTTGCATCACACGGCCAGAGATGCATAAATGTGATGCTGATCAATTGAACACAGCAGCAAGTCACTGTACagcacataaaaatataaaaaaatgaactgTGGGAAGTCATTCATCTACAGCAAAGAATGAGACCCTAGTTCTCCTCAACCTGCTGCTTAGACTTAATGTACCCTTAACATTGAATGCTTTGAAGATTTCAATGACTCTTGAATTTTGAATAATCCATAGAAACAGATCTTTGGTAGCCAATGAAAAACGGCGCTTCAATAAAAATCTTTCTTTGAAGGAAGATCAttcaaaaattgaaaaatgaaatcattataACTTCCTGAATAGTCCTTTTGGCAATGTTTTAAAGAACAACTACTCACCTTTTCATACTTCCCACCACTTGGTAGTGAATTCTTTGTCAAATCTACTTCTGTGCCATCTTTGTGGTAGACCTTGGCATACATGTTGTTCCCGTCGCGACCATTAACTGAGCTGAGGCCGGAGATAATATCCTTCTTGCCATCACTGCCTGTGTTTGCTGCGGGCTCTTTTCTGTTTGGAAGCACAGCAGGTCAGCCAAGGTAAGGTCCTATCTGACTTTATCGTGTCTTGCAGACTTCTTGGCTCTCTgagttaaaacatttgaaacttTGTACAAAAGCAGCTGCTTCTTGACAGCAGCACCCACCTGGTGATGTTGAGGTAGTTGAGTATTTCCCTCTGGTTGAAGCTCTTTTTCAGGGGGCCACTGGTCTGTTTGGGCCTTACCTGGGGGACAGCCCGGCTGCCTTTAGATGGAGACACATCTGGCCTCTCCACCAGACTGCCCACGCTTCCCATGGCGCAACGCGAGGAGAGAGGCGGGGCTGGGAAAGGGTTATGGAAGTTTTTGTCGGGGCCACGGGTCAGAGGAAGTGTCTGGACTGAGGTTGCCATTGGTTACAGGGCTTTGTCGGGGAATAAGGTGCTCTGtaaagatgaagaaacacataaaaagaGTTGAATGCTTGTAGGAGGCCGATGTAGTTATCAATAAATTATTGGCTGATGATGTCACTCTTGACAACACTTTTTCATAGGCTCTTTGATAATATCCTCCCTACTTCTCTGCAAACTGTATTTTAAGAACACTTGACATTTTAAAGTTcaagtacataaaaaaaatgatcctCAAATTTTAAGGATCGCATCTAACGACTTTAATGATCCCACTGGTGATGCTTTTCTAATTAATTGCTCAGTTGTctataaaataattgaaaacgGTAAATCGAtcaatctttaaataaaatgctaagGTTAAATGATCATGGATATATTTCAAATTTCACAGCAGTATATTTTGAGGTGTTCTAGTGTGGGATGAGTGACATCACCATCCACAAAGCCATTTGTTGCTTTACTGCCCTGGATAGATGTCGATCTCTGGAGGGACGGTGTGAGCTCACATATACGTTTCATCAGCTGTGTTCCTCAGTACTGACAGCTGTCTCAGAGCACAGCTACAATAACTCAGCTTCCCACAATAACGCAGCAGTACACTTcaccacaaaataaacacacacaaacaaaatgacccCCATGCAAAGCCCACAATAGAAGTGGAAATACCTTTACAATGCTGACAAATCCTAAACCTGCTTTTCGCACTGCAGTTGCTACAGAATCAGTCCTCCCTCCGAGGCTCTCATGGTCCCACAGCTAAAATCAAAAGACGACACTAGAGGATCACTTGAACTATGTGCCTTGGAGAgggtggtttgtttttgttgagctAGGGCAGCATATCACAACACATCACAAGCCTGTGACATAACTGATCCTTCCTTGGCTACTATAGCAGGGcctctccaaaaaaaaacaaaaactaatcaGTACCCTTAATGGATAATTTAATAAAACAGTCAGGCAGCttattttctttgctgtctCCAGTTAAAATAATGTGCATCTATTGCACCAGTCACACAGTGTGCCTTCAGTGGCTTAACTATATCTTCAACATTTATGAGAACTGTGTTATACAAGCTTTTGTCTTTGCAAAGCAACATTATGTACTGCAAATATAATgattaataataacaaattttttatttcaacttggACAAAACTCAGCCGGTTTCGAGTTACTCCAACAGCTTCctaaaagcagttttttttttttttttgttgttgactcCAATTTGAGCCTACTCTGCTCCGCACAGCAAATCATTCTCTCTACGACCTTCCCACCACCATTGTTTTTCAAATCACCCACATAACCCCTCCCCTTGCTTCTTTTCAGACAACCTCATTAAGGATCACTATTGATTTCACCCCTGTgaccctctctcttcctgtgcaTAAACAACTCTTCTAGCCGTAAAACATTCTTAAGACCATAAAGCACACAAGCTCACTCCAGTCTCTCAGCTAAAAATAGGACCTGAGGGAGGCAAATTCTCCTTTTGTGCTCAGCCACGTAaagtttaaaggtccatactgAGCATTTTTCTTGTTCTAAGCTATTGATTATAAATTGGTTTAGTATTAATAACAGTATATTATGAAAATAAACCAGAGTCTGGAACTGTCCCTCAGATTGATGACCCATCGGAGAGAATATTTCATTGTCATATAGCTGCTGTAATGCACTTCCTCCTTCAGGCattcacagacaaaaaaatatgtgttttcaAACCTGCTCTTCCTGGTTCCTTCATCACTTAATCACAGTAAGGAACAACTTAATggaaagataaagaaaacaacTGTCAGTGGGGCAGATTGAAGACCAACCTCATCCAAGTTTTATGCAAAGTTTTAGGTGTTTTGGAAACACGTGGCTCCATGGGGTATCGAACTTGGGCTCTTCCCGACTAATGACTGTGCCGATCTGCTGCCTGGCAGTCAGCACACGGCTatttctcactctcactgtcacacacagataTCCTGTGTATCGTAACAGACACCCGCAGTGACACTCAGGCATCTCCTCCTGCTTCTAATACAATCCACATTTATAAAGTGTTTTGCTCTGCTGCCCTCGACAGTTATAACAATTATGCAAATGCTTAAAATAGGCAGAAAGAGCTGTGGAACTGCAGCTCCAGCCCACTCCACTCAGGGCTCTCAGCCAGGCCTGGATCAAAGCAGCCCAAGCTGCTCATGTTTATATTCATGAGGTACTATTTCCCCCCATGTAAAACTTTCCTCTAAAGCATTCGGTTCCTAACAAGCCACGATAATACAGGCTGACCTCCAGTTGAGAAAAGAAACCTGATAATCAATGATGATGaatatcattaaaaataatgtgatgCTCTTTGAACAAGTGGATCAGCTCTGGCGCTGAGCTGATCAGGAAGTCTTCCTATATCATCATGTTCTGGGTCGTGATATGAGTCAGTGCAGGTCATGCTGAGTGCGTACGTGTCCAACACCATATGAATAAATCATGAGTGTGCCAAATCTAATGGCCACCGGCCAGGGTCTGACACAGTATTATTATGCCCGGCATTTTACTCAGTTTCTTTCTTGTATCtgccaaacacatgagaggcCAATCGATGCTTGACGGGAAGCTGGGGTTGGGGGTGAAGGCGGGTGAAGCAAAGCAATTTCTTTTGGGTAGATAGAAGGGTAAAAAATCCTTTTATGCTGCAGCCACAAATCTGGCAGGACTGAAAAAATCTTGCATCCAGTTGTTTTCCGTAATTGCCCTCTAGTTTATGAGCCCTGAGTAAACCAGGAGACACAGTAAGATTTACAGCCCTGACGAGGCAAGGGGCCCTGAAATGCAACACACCTCTTTAAATCAAACGCAAACGCGCGCGCGGATCAAAGCCATGCTTCCTACCAGCCTTGAACAGTTACAGTTTAATTGAAATTTGCTCTGTTCCTAATATatgcttcttctcttttctgaacttcaatcaaaacatgaaaatgtttaatcatACAGCTGTGTATCAAAGTGCTGCTCAGGTACTTCCATCTGCATGGTTATAAACCCACTGTGGCTCAACCCACATCCCACATTTCTGATGCGATGCAGTTAACTGGAACTGCAAATGAGAGGAGTATTGAATTACATTCTTTTAGTGATTTATTGAATGTATCTAGTCAGCACACACTGTCAGGCTGTCCAATAGACCAGGGCAGTAATGTATAGTGGCATTGCACAGTATATACTGATACCGTTACTATTCAACTGAATAACCATTGTTAAATATTTCTATTGCTTCTCTGTCTTGGAGAAATGAAACCATGACATGAAGTGTGTCATGATATAAAATCATATTATTTTTCTGAACACTGTACTGATTAGCAGTGACCTAGAACAGTACATACTAAAAAGGAGCGATAAGAGGACTTAAAAGTTTTGACTTGAGTTTTGACTTGAGTCCTCTCAGGATGATTTCCTAACTCATccacaaaaccacacaactAAAattacaaagacaacaaaagcGCATAGCCTTCAAGAGGAGCATTTCAAGGACGTTCTCTCCTAAAACATTGTAATCAGGTCTCCTGTGGGGGAAAACAAAGCTTTCAATGAAATGCCTGAGCGTGAAGAAAGGGTGCTTGAGACCCCCAGAGACACATGGGTCAAAGCTGAGACcgagacagaggagagaaggacaGTGAAGTTAAATTCCAAAGATGCTTCACAGAGCACAAGCTCGGGCTCGTCAGCTTCTGAAGGAGAAAACACTCCCACGGACATTTGCAcacaattgtgtgtgtatgtgaatacATAGGTCACTCTTTACGgcctcagaaaaaaaagtgtgtgcacGGCTTGCCACGTCAGATCCTGTATACCCTCCTCCTGCGGCACTCTCTCAGTTACCCTTCTCCCTGATCAAAGTTTGTTTACGTTTGTGGGGTAACTTCGTAGGTTACATCTCAAACTCCCACACAGCACAGACTCGTGGCATTATATAAGCTCTATCAGAGCAGTGCTGGCTGGTTTTCACAGCTGTTAGTTGTGTAAAACACTATAGAGTGATTACCCAATCAGCCGCTATTCTACAGAGACCCGAGGTATTATGTTCGACTTCTATTACAGCAGCCGTCCTTATGGGATACTTCCTTTCAACAACAGTCTGTTACTGTGTTAGAGGCACTGGATGGTCAGCTGCCCACTGATCTGAGAACTGTGagcaaagaaaccaaaacaaaagcctATTTTCACATACATCATATCAACATGTCATCCCTTGCAtaaacattttgtcatttaaagtATAAAATCAGGACGGCTCAAATGAATGACAAAAccacagaaaaccacagaaaaaaaatgaggttCAGATAAAGCAACAGGTGACTTTGGTGTGATGTGATCGTGTTTGGACAGAAGCTGACAGAAGAATTTATTGATCTCTCAATCAATAAAGGACAACATTTATTGTTGAGTGAAGCAGTTTGCCTCTCTGATTGACTCCTCCACGCAGGTGTGTAATGAAGGAGTGTGATAGTGTCTCAGGCTGTGGGGCATAACAGCAGGGGAGTGTTCAGCAGAAGCCTCTAATTGTTAGCAGGTTATTCATTATGGATGGgagacaaacaagcagacaGAGCGCGTTCCTCTCCACAGGGCCCGGGGCCACTCAGGAGCCTTGTTGAAAAGTGTGCTCATGAAACACTCCTCCTTTTCAGTTTATATGTCATGTATCCGTGAGACCTGACAGGACACACGGACATGGAAATATGGTCGGACGCCTGAAGATAAAGTGCCTGGAGTGCCCATTCACATCTTGTTTTCTGAATGGGGGAGGTGACAGAACTTTGAATAATAGGCCGACTTTCTTTTCACGACATTCAAAATTACGGGCCGTCCTTCTGTGAAGTATGGCTCATAAATTCACTGCCAGTTGGATCTGGTGTTGGCGAAGATGAAGGGCCAGTGTTAGGTTTCACACTGTGTCCATTGATGACAAACACGCCGGTCTTTACAGAGGTCAAAGGGCATGTTTGGTCATAGCCGTAGATACAAGGCAGTATTGAGCTCACAGGCAGTTAAGAGCAGAAGCAGACGTCTCATTCGGCAAGTTCTTACGTAGGAGAGCCGATGTGGCATATTCAGGAAGACCAGTGAAAGCATTATTTCTCCAAACTTCTCTAGACATGACAAAATCATAACATAACTTGAAATGAGTCTGTGCAGTTAATTCATCGTGAACTCCTTAAAGACAAAGCCTGTCTTACAAATTCCTGCCACACGCATCATCCATCTCATTATCTTTTGGCATTAGCTTAGTCTCTCTACGCATTTGGGCTTAACTTTATCAGTGTGTGCAGTCCTGATCCTGACTGTGCATTTGTCGGTATATTGATGGCTGTGTGCATGGGGTGCCTCGGCCTTTACTGCTGGCTTTACAGTACTGTATTTCTGCGTAGAATTTAATTACTGGCTCCGACTACAGAAGCCACGCTGAGGTTATGTGAGGTGAGCAGTTGCACTGGTGTTGCATGGACCCTTATTGATCTGGATCTGCCCGTTGTTACATAAGGCTGcttcagtgtgagtgtgtgttcagggtGCCCATTCTAaatgcacttgtgtgtgttgttggtgttgatTTTTCAAATGGGAAAATAGTTTCTCTTCCAACAGAACcgagtttgttttccttcagtatCAGTATCTGTGGTGTGAAAAAGTGCTGATTGCATAATCTTTGACATTATTTAGTTGTGTGCATGATCCCTCTATGAGGTTACAAGTTCAACATCTGTGTTTGCGCGCGCgtgtgagagagcgagataAAAAGATTAGTACTTGGAGAAGGATAAGTACCTGACCTCAGTGTTGTTTTAAGTGACATCCACTTGCCCTTCCCTCAACCGCCCCttcagcagcacagacacacacacacacacacagtaataaaaacagcatgcaGCAATTGCATCAAATGATAGTGATACATATGACAAAGGCAAGTTTTTTTAttacaaagaataaaaatgcattGTGTTCGTTCACATAATTGATTTCCTGATTTCAGGTGTATACAGGAACCAGTGCAGGTTTTACACTATCCACAATAGCATGAGTTATCTGCTAACAAgatataataacaatatataGGATTTTATCCCAGATAATGTTGGCTGAGGTTTCCAACAAGCTCATTTCCTCTGATTTGGCCCTTTTTAAAAGAACCAAATCCTTTAGAAAAACCGTCTGCTGTTGCACTCTGTGTTAAACAATATAAAcagatacatacatatatatttactgtCATGGTTAGGTACATGCAGGATATTTTAGGATGAACTATAGAATGTTTAGTCAAAATATGATAAATCTGTCTGCACATCTCTCCAAAACATCGCAGATGCATTTTTGACTCATCATGGAATCATGGCAGCTTTTGGACCTtgttatatatgttttattttgatacattCCCTGATGATGAATTTGGCGCTCTGCTCAGGTGTTATCACATGAAGTGCAGAGACTCAGGAACAGAGTGTTATAATTTGTGACAATTACAGTGATTATCTGATTATTATACCATGCTTTTTTTCCAGATCCTCTGTATTCTTCTACTCTGAAATAATGCAGAGGTCCAACACAGTCAGTAAGGAGGATAAATGGAAACACAATTCTAATAGAATATTTCCTTGTGTAACTTTATTGGAATTTGTGAAGgagcaaagaacaaaatgaCATCTTATTAATTTCAGCTAATTCTTAATCAAGTGTAAAGTTCAACGCTTGGTTTCTGTTGACctttttataaagaaaagcCTACATAGTGTTTGCCAACTGCTGCTATCAGCAGATCTGTGCTCACCATAGAGCAACACGTTCAGAGCGAGGAATGTCAAGGGAGAGAGCCGTGAGAGGAAACAAACTCACATTCCTTACATTTCTCACTGGATAATTATTAATGTACCTTCACATAACCCATAACACACTGATATCGCTGATGTGGACTGCCCATGAAGTGTTGTGGCTCATTTCTGTGAAACGAAATGACAGCGTCTATTATCTCAAATTAGTTTCCATGAAAACTATGTTGGTAATATCAGACATTTAATGACTGATAACTTTACTGCGTAATTGGAGCAGGTGAGCCATACAGTGTTAAATGGAGCTGATAAAGACAACGGCATGGGAGAGAAGGCTTCTTATTAAATTGATAacagtgaaagtggggtggtGGGCAGAGACttgctcttctcctctctctctttggcttCTTTGTTTCATAGAGGTTCATGTAATCGTCACCATTCTGTGATTACAGCAATATAAATTGAGTGGTTCCCACATCGACCCACACCATTTGTACTAATCCCATTCTATACTTTTTTGGGGCATCAGCTGCACTGTAACAGGCAAGGATAAGATGCGCAGCCTGCGTTTCAGGCGGTAAACACTGATGCTGACACATGCGGATGCAGAGTCAGATGATCAGCACTTTTTCCTTCTGTGAAGTTTCTCTGTAAATAAAGTAAGTGCTGGTTGTTTGTCAGTACTAAGAAGCAGAGTGGTGggaattattgaaaaaaaaaaaaaaaaattgcacgtCCAATCAATGAGGGTCAGTAAGTttacaatgacaacaaagcaacaagaaatgacagaaaaacatcaacatgagGCAGAATTTCACCTCGTGACTGACATATTGAATTTGGCTGCACAGAGAAATCAGAGGCTCAAATGGTAACAGAGGAAGAACAAAGCCAGCCCAATGAAAACTTGTTACTCAGCTcgacaacacaaaacaatgagcagTCCTCAAGGCCCACCAGACCAGCAATCAttagaaaagaaacacaagaaaaacatgcaagTAATACGGGGAGGGTTTATTAAAGAAGCTATGATGCACCAGTCAGTGGTGCAGAAAAGCCCATATGTCTTGTTATCTAAGCACCCTGTGGCTTCCTTCTTGGAAAATTCAGTGATTATCAGATAATTAGCATATTTTCTTCGCACTGGAAATGAATGGAGAggctgaggctgctgctcagtgtgacGTCATTCACCCAGGAGAAAAGATT is a window of Echeneis naucrates chromosome 10, fEcheNa1.1, whole genome shotgun sequence DNA encoding:
- the n4bp3 gene encoding NEDD4-binding protein 3-A: MATSVQTLPLTRGPDKNFHNPFPAPPLSSRCAMGSVGSLVERPDVSPSKGSRAVPQVRPKQTSGPLKKSFNQREILNYLNITRKEPAANTGSDGKKDIISGLSSVNGRDGNNMYAKVYHKDGTEVDLTKNSLPSGGKYEKARFRSSAFQPVTPKNFSSMQNLYPSSKSEDVDHGLSNGLRRAYAQVPKAVSTSSSSSSPSRHGGPASSGNKALSSIHGMSQEDDNLSDSGHNSMSSLPPYRPPFRPHLAHISASMGHINTIGSLDRTSLGSKAVGLGGVAIGEMACRSMATLSRLAPYAGEAPPPYEWTHSLSVEEVVRDLEERLVEKEHELKQMKRNLDESEGAIAQVFEGKQRLWEKEVEELKCLYAAKLRQVSQHAQRSQRSLQLQLFKAKQEKSKLQEELSLKRESSQEVGAVAKQTSLTLEETQWEVCQKTGEISLLKQQLRDSQAEVTQKLSEIFQLKTQLRETRTELRSREGQIDALQLLLQGTQRRRCPSRNVQEGEREAEEKTSNGATGGCGGPTEERLRAELLLERRQSEAQAIAFEEERNTWQTEKDKVIRYQKELQASYLEMYHRNEVLERELHQLRAGQERGEGGGGGGGRGSRNGTLEKELPELRSERLGVKQEDRPSSGLPWIERIESSEI